One region of Armigeres subalbatus isolate Guangzhou_Male chromosome 3, GZ_Asu_2, whole genome shotgun sequence genomic DNA includes:
- the LOC134225825 gene encoding A-kinase anchor protein 17A isoform X3 — translation MEKMRQMILPDKFSVLKVRSLSQVSKSTVGLIRFEGELEDRSKLRHVLGRLDGRPIRLPGFSESVKLRASEAKDDFPTRHDWDSFFRDARNMDEMKAGERPDTIHFANLPIKWFCPRHMENEANAKPSESIFKRIFEKFGDVRCVDIPICDPYRSQMKAHMSGMQKFSFDQEMYFEGYVQFSEYVGFVKAMDEFRGMKLVHKEVDKNLAVSITVDFDRTKHLSDSSIKKRKVVRDRLISADRDKEEQEKKRVADEEAKKERERKRQEEQRKTEELKRMQREQRRKEKHLQKLRQKETDEISLKILQEERKLMETQRKLESIRLIDALFERMKVKQTLLDGKFSKNVSSKKPSIPASKKVDKLKAAQQKEMDKMRQRVKDVKDGNLLKNFLGNSSHSPVERSRSPSINTISSDDSILNDFPADARGKKKKKKKNNSDDSSEAEPTEEEPEPAPEATATAAVPYPAVPPAMGAYPGMYPGFDWAAMGYAYPYDPYYAQRAEYYANAMAYRGYRGAPRGTRYSRARGRGGYRGRGYGYYREDGYGEYDYHDRDRDRSRSYSRSRSRSRSRSRSRRRRSRSRSRGRSRSRSRSRRSRSRTRSSRSRSRSKSTRSRRTRSRSRSDRSRSKSRRSESKSKKPVQMSKPTAKHLASTMRDSRSKSRSNSRSKSRSRSRSHYRHRSRHRHRSHRRRSYTKEPEDETVPESFRKHRIVLQTDKLVKSAKEIEEEVREHLRKQQEEEERRLKEAEENNHDGNMSETATEGTSRNHKDSKRHSRRSSRSRSKSTPRPKSPPKLYSKSPSPTKSRSESPGRNRKNRKDSSRSKSPVKEKRPKTKHRQDSLRSKSPNGPSTKEDRHKNEDSERNDRRRRKSHSDRSDHKRKSRSIDSARLSSPKRKHRDSSP, via the exons ATGGAGAAGATGCGTCAGATGATCCTGCCGGATAAGTTTTCTGTGCTGAAG GTTCGTTCTTTATCGCAGGTTTCAAAAAGTACTGTTGGTCTCATCCGTTTCGAGGGTGAACTGGAAGACCGGAGTAAGCTGCGTCATGTGCTGGGACGGCTTGACGGGCGGCCAATTCGGTTGCCGGGGTTCAGTGAATCAGTCAAACTGCGAGCATCGGAGGCGAAAGACGATTTCCCGACCCGTCACGATTGGGATTCCTTCTTTCGCGATGCTCGGAACATGGATGAGATGAAGGCCGGAGAGCGTCCGGATACGATCCACTTTGCCAATTTACCGATTAAGTGGTTCTGCCCGCGACACATGGAGAATGAGGCCAATGCCAAGCCGAGTGAAAGCATTTTCAAACGGATTTTCGAAAAGTTCGGCGATGTCCGGTGCGTGGACATTCCTATCTGTGACCCGTACCGGTCGCAGATGAAGGCGCACATGTCGGGCATGCAAAAATTTAGCTTTGATCAGGAGATGTACTTCGAAGG CTATGTTCAGTTCAGCGAGTATGTTGGCTTTGTAAAAGCGATGGACGAGTTTCGTGGGATGAAATTGGTTCACAAGGAGGTGGACAAAAATCTGGCGGTGTCCATTACTGTGGACTTTGATCGGACAAAGCATTTGAGCGATTCTTCCATCAAAAAGCGAAAGGTGGTTAGGGACCGGTTGATATCAGCTGATCGCGATAAGGAAGAACAGGAGAAGAAACGAGTTGCCGACGAGGAAGCCAAAAAGGAACGCGAGAG AAAGCGTCAGGAGGAGCAGCGCAAAACGGAGGAGCTGAAGCGTATGCAACGGGAGCAACGTCGTAAGGAGAAGCATCTGCAAAAGCTGCGACAGAAAGAAACCGATGAGATTAGTCTGAAGATTCTGCAGGAAGAACGGAAACTCATGGAAACGCAAAGGAAGCTGGAAAGCATTCGATTGATAGATGCATTGTTTGAGAGGATGAAG gTCAAACAAACACTTCTCGATGGaaaattcagcaaaaatgtGTCTTCCAAGAAGCCTTCCATCCCTGCCAGCAAAAAGGTGGACAAACTAAAGGCAGCACAGCAAAAGGAAATGGACAAGATGCGGCAACGAGTGAAGGATGTCAAGGATGGTAATTTGCTGAAGAACTTCTTGGGCAACTCTAGCCACAGTCCAGTGGAGCGTTCCCGCTCGCCAAGCATCAACACCATCAGCTCGGACGACAGCATACTAAACGACTTCCCTGCGGATGCACGGggcaagaagaagaaaaagaagaaaaataattcaGACGACTCTTCGGAGGCAGAACCAACCGAGGAGGAACCGGAACCGGCTCCGGAAGCAACAGCTACAGCTGCAGTGCCGTATCCAGCAGTTCCGCCTGCCATGGGTGCTTATCCCGGCATGTACCCAGGGTTCGATTGGGCTGCGATGGGTTATGCATACCCTTACGATCCCTACTACGCACAGAGGGCAGAATACTACGCCAACGCAATGGCCTATCGTGGATACCGTGGTGCACCTCGTGGAACAAGATATTCGAGGGCGCGTGGGCGAGGTGGCTATCGAGGGCGTGGCTATGGCTACTACAGAGAAGATGGTTACGGTGAATACGATTACCACGATCGTGATCGCGATAGGTCCAGGTCTTATTCGAGATCTAGATCAAGGTCGCGTTCTAGATCGCGGTCTCGTCGCCGAAGGTCTCGTTCTAGAAGTCGTGGTCGTTCCCGTAGTCGAAGCCGCTCACGTCGTTCTCGTAGCAGAACTCGATCATCTCGATCTCGATCCAGATCAAAATCAACCAGGTCGAGAAGAACCAGATCGCGATCAAGGTCTGATCGCTCCCGATCCAAGTCAAGGCGTTCTGAATCTAAATCCAAAAAACCGGTGCAGATGTCGAAACCTACCGCTAAACATCTGGCTTCCACTATGAGGGATTCAAGATCTAAATCCAGATCAAACTCGAGATCTAAATCTCGGTCGAGGTCGCGTTCTCATTATCGCCATCGTTCCCGACATCGACATCGGTCGCACCGGCGACGTTCCTACACCAAGGAGCCAGAAGACGAAACTGTTCCTGAATCATTCCGGAAACATCGCATCGTTCTGCAGACGGACAAGTTGGTCAAGAGTGCTAAGGAAATTGAAGAGGAGGTTCGCGAACATCTCCGGAAGCAACAGGAGGAAGAAGAACGGCGCCTGAAGGAAGCCGAAGAAAACAACCACGATGGTAATATGTCGGAAACTGCTACAGAAGGAACCAGCAGAAACCACAAGGACTCAAAACGGCATTCCCGGCGATCATCGCGTTCTCGATCAAAGTCAACACCCCGTCCAAAATCACCGCCAAAACTGTACTCCAAAAGCCCTTCCCCAACAAAGTCCCGATCAGAGTCACCGGGAAGGAATCGTAAAAATCGCAAAGATTCATCCCGATCAAAGTCTCCTGTGAAAGAGAAGCGCCCCAAAACCAAGCATCGTCAAGATAGTTTGCGGTCAAAGTCGCCCAATGGACCATCGACCAAGGAGGATCGGCACAAGAATGAAGACAGCGAGCGAAATGACCGACGGCGGCGTAAGTCTCACTCAGATCGGTCGGATCACAAACGGAAGTCCCGGTCGATAGACAGTGCCAGATTGTCATCGCCAAAGCGAAAACATAGGGATAGTAGTCCTTAG
- the LOC134227922 gene encoding chromatin assembly factor 1 p55 subunit, with the protein MGDRGDGAEAFDDAVEERVINEEYKVWKKNTPFLYDLVMTHALEWPSLTAQWLPDVTKPEGKDYSVHRLILGTHTSDEQNHLLIASVQLPNEDAQFDASHYDNEKGEFGGFGSVSGKIEIEIKINHEGEVNRARYMPQNPCVIATKTPSSDVLVFDYTKHPSKPEPSGECHPDLRLRGHQKEGYGLSWNPNLNGYLLSASDDHTICLWDINATPKEHRIIDAKNIFTGHTAVVEDVAWHLLHESLFGSVADDQKLMIWDTRCNNTSKPSHTVDAHTAEVNCLSFNPYSEFILATGSADKTVALWDLRNLKLKLHSFESHKDEIFQVQWSPHNETILASSGTDRRLHVWDLSKIGEEQSAEDTEDGPPELLFIHGGHTAKISDFSWNPNEPWVICSVSEDNIMQVWQMAENIYNDEEPDVPASEIEAGAP; encoded by the exons ATGGGTGATCGTGGAGATggag CGGAAGCCTTCGATGATGCCGTTGAGGAACGCGTTATCAATGAGGAGTACAAGGTTTGGAAGAAGAACACCCCATTTCTGTATGACTTGGTGATGACCCATGCTCTCGAATGGCCGTCACTGACCGCACAATGGTTGCCGGACGTGACCAAACCGGAAGGAAAGGATTACTCCGTCCATCGATTAATCCTGGGAACGCATACATCTGATGAGCAGAATCACCTTTTGATTGCCAGCGTGCAGCTGCCAAACGAAGACGCTCAGTTCGACGCCAGTCATTATGACAACGAAAAAGGAGAATTCGGAGGATTTGGATCTGTTTCCGGTAAGATTGAAATTGAGATTAAAATCAATCATGAGGGAGAGGTAAACAGGGCAAGATACATGCCCCAAAACCCTTGTGTGATTGCTACTAAAACACCATCCAGTGATGTGTTGGTGTTTGATTATACAAAACATCCCAGCAAACCAGAACCGAGTGGCGAATGTCATCCTGATTTGCGCCTGCGGGGTCACCAGAAGGAGGGTTACGGATTGTCTTGGAACCCCAACTTGAATGGTTATCTATTATCGGCTAGTGATGATCATACCATTTGCTTGTGGGACATTAATGCAACTCCCAAGGAGCACCGAATAATCGATGCTAAGAACATTTTCACTGGCCATACGGCAGTGGTTGAAGATGTCGCTTGGCATTTGCTACACGAATCATTGTTCGGTTCCGTTGCGGATGACCAGAAGCTTATGATCTGGGACACCCGTTGTAATAACACATCCAAACCATCGCATACTGTCGATGCGCATACGGCTGAAGTAAACTGCCTCAGCTTTAATCCCTATTCGGAGTTTATTCTGGCCACTGGATCTGCCGATAAAACCGTAGCTCTTTGGGACCTCCGCAACCTGAAGCTCAAGCTGCATTCATTCGAGTCGCACAAGGACGAAATCTTCCAGGTCCAATGGTCGCCGCATAACGAAACCATCCTGGCTTCGTCAGGTACCGACAGGCGGCTGCATGTTTGGGACTTGTCCAAAATTGGCGAAGAGCAGAGCGCAGAAGATACCGAGGACGGGCCGCCGGAGCTGCTCTTCATTCATGGAGGGCACACCGCGAAGATTTCCGATTTCTCATGGAACCCGAATGAGCCGTGGGTCATCTGCTCGGTATCCGAGGACAACATCATGCAGGTCTGGCAAATGGCGGAAAACATCTACAACGATGAGGAACCGGACGTGCCGGCCAGTGAGATTGAGGCGGGCGCTCCGTAG
- the LOC134225963 gene encoding uncharacterized protein LOC134225963: protein MSDQDVSKMKVADLKKELKNRGLSTLGNKNELVDRLQGALIDGGDPLEDTAISEDLLEDDELNDDILEEDEEGKDQHETTEEDRILKSPTPSEPSKSESPEQKSLETISKESIADRKDDLVAVPQKKVALKRNISISVPTPTVAATTTETGTENDKKAADDSVQKESENAPVEPEKKVLKLTELTTQQRLEMRAKKFGAQANEIPDSKLQARAARFGLMSSDSAGGVTTTKPTSTLVGVDALKKRAERFGVSVSDKMTKIEQDEKLIKRQERFGAVSAPTLTATGKVAISSGSSTKTDYAERARLRLERFKNTA, encoded by the exons ATGAGTGATCAGGATGTTTCCAAGATGAAG GTAGCGGATTTGAAGAAGGAGCTCAAAAATCGAGGGCTCAGTACCCTTGGAAACAAAAACGAACTGGTCGATCGACTACAGGGGGCTTTAATAG ATGGTGGTGATCCCCTGGAAGATACTGCTATTTCTGAAGATCTGCTTGAAGATGATGAGCTTAACGATGATATTCTTGAGGAAGATGAGGAAGGCAAGGACCAACATGAAACGACTGAAGAAGATCGAATATTGAAATCTCCAACTCCAAGTGAACCATCTAAATCTGAATCACCGGAGCAGAAAAGTTTGGAGACCATTTCCAAGGAATCGATTGCGGACAGGAAGGATGATTTAGTGGCGGTTCCTCAGAAAAAAGTTGCTCTCAAGCGAAACATTTCTATTTCTGTCCCAACTCCCACCGTGGCAGCAACAACCACTGAAACTGGCACCGAAAATGACAAAAAGGCAGCTGATGATTCTGTGCAGAAGGAATCGGAAAACGCTCCAGTTGAACCGGAAAAAAAGGTGCTTAAACTAACCGAACTTACAACTCAGCAGAGGCTTGAGATGCGTGCCAAAAAATTCGGAGCACAAGCAAATGAAATTCCGGACTCCAAACTGCAGGCTCGTGCGGCCCGCTTTGGACTAATGAGCAGTGATTCCGCTGGCGGCGTAACAACCACCAAACCCACGAGTACTCTGGTGGGGGTTGATGCGCTGAAGAAGCGAGCTGAGCGCTTTGGAGTCAGCGTGTCCGATAAGATGACGAAAATCGAGCAGGATGAGAAGTTAATTAAACGCCAAGAGCGGTTCGGGGCCGTTTCTGCGCCAACTCTGACAGCCACCGGCAAGGTTGCCATCAGCTCCGGTAGCAGCACAAAGACAGACTACGCCGAACGTGCTCGCCTACGGTTGGAACGATTCAAGAATACTGCCTAG
- the LOC134225825 gene encoding A-kinase anchor protein 17A isoform X1, with protein MIQTIQDVSDCVALYLPHSLYLKPSAKFNVSVALPNAITGKTISNYEVMEKMRQMILPDKFSVLKVRSLSQVSKSTVGLIRFEGELEDRSKLRHVLGRLDGRPIRLPGFSESVKLRASEAKDDFPTRHDWDSFFRDARNMDEMKAGERPDTIHFANLPIKWFCPRHMENEANAKPSESIFKRIFEKFGDVRCVDIPICDPYRSQMKAHMSGMQKFSFDQEMYFEGYVQFSEYVGFVKAMDEFRGMKLVHKEVDKNLAVSITVDFDRTKHLSDSSIKKRKVVRDRLISADRDKEEQEKKRVADEEAKKERERKRQEEQRKTEELKRMQREQRRKEKHLQKLRQKETDEISLKILQEERKLMETQRKLESIRLIDALFERMKVKQTLLDGKFSKNVSSKKPSIPASKKVDKLKAAQQKEMDKMRQRVKDVKDGNLLKNFLGNSSHSPVERSRSPSINTISSDDSILNDFPADARGKKKKKKKNNSDDSSEAEPTEEEPEPAPEATATAAVPYPAVPPAMGAYPGMYPGFDWAAMGYAYPYDPYYAQRAEYYANAMAYRGYRGAPRGTRYSRARGRGGYRGRGYGYYREDGYGEYDYHDRDRDRSRSYSRSRSRSRSRSRSRRRRSRSRSRGRSRSRSRSRRSRSRTRSSRSRSRSKSTRSRRTRSRSRSDRSRSKSRRSESKSKKPVQMSKPTAKHLASTMRDSRSKSRSNSRSKSRSRSRSHYRHRSRHRHRSHRRRSYTKEPEDETVPESFRKHRIVLQTDKLVKSAKEIEEEVREHLRKQQEEEERRLKEAEENNHDGNMSETATEGTSRNHKDSKRHSRRSSRSRSKSTPRPKSPPKLYSKSPSPTKSRSESPGRNRKNRKDSSRSKSPVKEKRPKTKHRQDSLRSKSPNGPSTKEDRHKNEDSERNDRRRRKSHSDRSDHKRKSRSIDSARLSSPKRKHRDSSP; from the exons ATGATACAAACAATCCAGGATGTCAGTGACTGTGTGGCGCTGTACTTACCGCATAGCCTGTACCTCAAACCTTCGGCCAAATTCAATGTATCGGTGGCCCTGCCGAATGCCATCACTGGCAAAACCATCTCCAACTATGAAGTCATGGAGAAGATGCGTCAGATGATCCTGCCGGATAAGTTTTCTGTGCTGAAG GTTCGTTCTTTATCGCAGGTTTCAAAAAGTACTGTTGGTCTCATCCGTTTCGAGGGTGAACTGGAAGACCGGAGTAAGCTGCGTCATGTGCTGGGACGGCTTGACGGGCGGCCAATTCGGTTGCCGGGGTTCAGTGAATCAGTCAAACTGCGAGCATCGGAGGCGAAAGACGATTTCCCGACCCGTCACGATTGGGATTCCTTCTTTCGCGATGCTCGGAACATGGATGAGATGAAGGCCGGAGAGCGTCCGGATACGATCCACTTTGCCAATTTACCGATTAAGTGGTTCTGCCCGCGACACATGGAGAATGAGGCCAATGCCAAGCCGAGTGAAAGCATTTTCAAACGGATTTTCGAAAAGTTCGGCGATGTCCGGTGCGTGGACATTCCTATCTGTGACCCGTACCGGTCGCAGATGAAGGCGCACATGTCGGGCATGCAAAAATTTAGCTTTGATCAGGAGATGTACTTCGAAGG CTATGTTCAGTTCAGCGAGTATGTTGGCTTTGTAAAAGCGATGGACGAGTTTCGTGGGATGAAATTGGTTCACAAGGAGGTGGACAAAAATCTGGCGGTGTCCATTACTGTGGACTTTGATCGGACAAAGCATTTGAGCGATTCTTCCATCAAAAAGCGAAAGGTGGTTAGGGACCGGTTGATATCAGCTGATCGCGATAAGGAAGAACAGGAGAAGAAACGAGTTGCCGACGAGGAAGCCAAAAAGGAACGCGAGAG AAAGCGTCAGGAGGAGCAGCGCAAAACGGAGGAGCTGAAGCGTATGCAACGGGAGCAACGTCGTAAGGAGAAGCATCTGCAAAAGCTGCGACAGAAAGAAACCGATGAGATTAGTCTGAAGATTCTGCAGGAAGAACGGAAACTCATGGAAACGCAAAGGAAGCTGGAAAGCATTCGATTGATAGATGCATTGTTTGAGAGGATGAAG gTCAAACAAACACTTCTCGATGGaaaattcagcaaaaatgtGTCTTCCAAGAAGCCTTCCATCCCTGCCAGCAAAAAGGTGGACAAACTAAAGGCAGCACAGCAAAAGGAAATGGACAAGATGCGGCAACGAGTGAAGGATGTCAAGGATGGTAATTTGCTGAAGAACTTCTTGGGCAACTCTAGCCACAGTCCAGTGGAGCGTTCCCGCTCGCCAAGCATCAACACCATCAGCTCGGACGACAGCATACTAAACGACTTCCCTGCGGATGCACGGggcaagaagaagaaaaagaagaaaaataattcaGACGACTCTTCGGAGGCAGAACCAACCGAGGAGGAACCGGAACCGGCTCCGGAAGCAACAGCTACAGCTGCAGTGCCGTATCCAGCAGTTCCGCCTGCCATGGGTGCTTATCCCGGCATGTACCCAGGGTTCGATTGGGCTGCGATGGGTTATGCATACCCTTACGATCCCTACTACGCACAGAGGGCAGAATACTACGCCAACGCAATGGCCTATCGTGGATACCGTGGTGCACCTCGTGGAACAAGATATTCGAGGGCGCGTGGGCGAGGTGGCTATCGAGGGCGTGGCTATGGCTACTACAGAGAAGATGGTTACGGTGAATACGATTACCACGATCGTGATCGCGATAGGTCCAGGTCTTATTCGAGATCTAGATCAAGGTCGCGTTCTAGATCGCGGTCTCGTCGCCGAAGGTCTCGTTCTAGAAGTCGTGGTCGTTCCCGTAGTCGAAGCCGCTCACGTCGTTCTCGTAGCAGAACTCGATCATCTCGATCTCGATCCAGATCAAAATCAACCAGGTCGAGAAGAACCAGATCGCGATCAAGGTCTGATCGCTCCCGATCCAAGTCAAGGCGTTCTGAATCTAAATCCAAAAAACCGGTGCAGATGTCGAAACCTACCGCTAAACATCTGGCTTCCACTATGAGGGATTCAAGATCTAAATCCAGATCAAACTCGAGATCTAAATCTCGGTCGAGGTCGCGTTCTCATTATCGCCATCGTTCCCGACATCGACATCGGTCGCACCGGCGACGTTCCTACACCAAGGAGCCAGAAGACGAAACTGTTCCTGAATCATTCCGGAAACATCGCATCGTTCTGCAGACGGACAAGTTGGTCAAGAGTGCTAAGGAAATTGAAGAGGAGGTTCGCGAACATCTCCGGAAGCAACAGGAGGAAGAAGAACGGCGCCTGAAGGAAGCCGAAGAAAACAACCACGATGGTAATATGTCGGAAACTGCTACAGAAGGAACCAGCAGAAACCACAAGGACTCAAAACGGCATTCCCGGCGATCATCGCGTTCTCGATCAAAGTCAACACCCCGTCCAAAATCACCGCCAAAACTGTACTCCAAAAGCCCTTCCCCAACAAAGTCCCGATCAGAGTCACCGGGAAGGAATCGTAAAAATCGCAAAGATTCATCCCGATCAAAGTCTCCTGTGAAAGAGAAGCGCCCCAAAACCAAGCATCGTCAAGATAGTTTGCGGTCAAAGTCGCCCAATGGACCATCGACCAAGGAGGATCGGCACAAGAATGAAGACAGCGAGCGAAATGACCGACGGCGGCGTAAGTCTCACTCAGATCGGTCGGATCACAAACGGAAGTCCCGGTCGATAGACAGTGCCAGATTGTCATCGCCAAAGCGAAAACATAGGGATAGTAGTCCTTAG
- the LOC134225825 gene encoding A-kinase anchor protein 17A isoform X2, which translates to MIQTIQDVSDCVALYLPHSLYLKPSAKFNVSVALPNAITGKTISNYEVMEKMRQMILPDKFSVLKVSKSTVGLIRFEGELEDRSKLRHVLGRLDGRPIRLPGFSESVKLRASEAKDDFPTRHDWDSFFRDARNMDEMKAGERPDTIHFANLPIKWFCPRHMENEANAKPSESIFKRIFEKFGDVRCVDIPICDPYRSQMKAHMSGMQKFSFDQEMYFEGYVQFSEYVGFVKAMDEFRGMKLVHKEVDKNLAVSITVDFDRTKHLSDSSIKKRKVVRDRLISADRDKEEQEKKRVADEEAKKERERKRQEEQRKTEELKRMQREQRRKEKHLQKLRQKETDEISLKILQEERKLMETQRKLESIRLIDALFERMKVKQTLLDGKFSKNVSSKKPSIPASKKVDKLKAAQQKEMDKMRQRVKDVKDGNLLKNFLGNSSHSPVERSRSPSINTISSDDSILNDFPADARGKKKKKKKNNSDDSSEAEPTEEEPEPAPEATATAAVPYPAVPPAMGAYPGMYPGFDWAAMGYAYPYDPYYAQRAEYYANAMAYRGYRGAPRGTRYSRARGRGGYRGRGYGYYREDGYGEYDYHDRDRDRSRSYSRSRSRSRSRSRSRRRRSRSRSRGRSRSRSRSRRSRSRTRSSRSRSRSKSTRSRRTRSRSRSDRSRSKSRRSESKSKKPVQMSKPTAKHLASTMRDSRSKSRSNSRSKSRSRSRSHYRHRSRHRHRSHRRRSYTKEPEDETVPESFRKHRIVLQTDKLVKSAKEIEEEVREHLRKQQEEEERRLKEAEENNHDGNMSETATEGTSRNHKDSKRHSRRSSRSRSKSTPRPKSPPKLYSKSPSPTKSRSESPGRNRKNRKDSSRSKSPVKEKRPKTKHRQDSLRSKSPNGPSTKEDRHKNEDSERNDRRRRKSHSDRSDHKRKSRSIDSARLSSPKRKHRDSSP; encoded by the exons ATGATACAAACAATCCAGGATGTCAGTGACTGTGTGGCGCTGTACTTACCGCATAGCCTGTACCTCAAACCTTCGGCCAAATTCAATGTATCGGTGGCCCTGCCGAATGCCATCACTGGCAAAACCATCTCCAACTATGAAGTCATGGAGAAGATGCGTCAGATGATCCTGCCGGATAAGTTTTCTGTGCTGAAG GTTTCAAAAAGTACTGTTGGTCTCATCCGTTTCGAGGGTGAACTGGAAGACCGGAGTAAGCTGCGTCATGTGCTGGGACGGCTTGACGGGCGGCCAATTCGGTTGCCGGGGTTCAGTGAATCAGTCAAACTGCGAGCATCGGAGGCGAAAGACGATTTCCCGACCCGTCACGATTGGGATTCCTTCTTTCGCGATGCTCGGAACATGGATGAGATGAAGGCCGGAGAGCGTCCGGATACGATCCACTTTGCCAATTTACCGATTAAGTGGTTCTGCCCGCGACACATGGAGAATGAGGCCAATGCCAAGCCGAGTGAAAGCATTTTCAAACGGATTTTCGAAAAGTTCGGCGATGTCCGGTGCGTGGACATTCCTATCTGTGACCCGTACCGGTCGCAGATGAAGGCGCACATGTCGGGCATGCAAAAATTTAGCTTTGATCAGGAGATGTACTTCGAAGG CTATGTTCAGTTCAGCGAGTATGTTGGCTTTGTAAAAGCGATGGACGAGTTTCGTGGGATGAAATTGGTTCACAAGGAGGTGGACAAAAATCTGGCGGTGTCCATTACTGTGGACTTTGATCGGACAAAGCATTTGAGCGATTCTTCCATCAAAAAGCGAAAGGTGGTTAGGGACCGGTTGATATCAGCTGATCGCGATAAGGAAGAACAGGAGAAGAAACGAGTTGCCGACGAGGAAGCCAAAAAGGAACGCGAGAG AAAGCGTCAGGAGGAGCAGCGCAAAACGGAGGAGCTGAAGCGTATGCAACGGGAGCAACGTCGTAAGGAGAAGCATCTGCAAAAGCTGCGACAGAAAGAAACCGATGAGATTAGTCTGAAGATTCTGCAGGAAGAACGGAAACTCATGGAAACGCAAAGGAAGCTGGAAAGCATTCGATTGATAGATGCATTGTTTGAGAGGATGAAG gTCAAACAAACACTTCTCGATGGaaaattcagcaaaaatgtGTCTTCCAAGAAGCCTTCCATCCCTGCCAGCAAAAAGGTGGACAAACTAAAGGCAGCACAGCAAAAGGAAATGGACAAGATGCGGCAACGAGTGAAGGATGTCAAGGATGGTAATTTGCTGAAGAACTTCTTGGGCAACTCTAGCCACAGTCCAGTGGAGCGTTCCCGCTCGCCAAGCATCAACACCATCAGCTCGGACGACAGCATACTAAACGACTTCCCTGCGGATGCACGGggcaagaagaagaaaaagaagaaaaataattcaGACGACTCTTCGGAGGCAGAACCAACCGAGGAGGAACCGGAACCGGCTCCGGAAGCAACAGCTACAGCTGCAGTGCCGTATCCAGCAGTTCCGCCTGCCATGGGTGCTTATCCCGGCATGTACCCAGGGTTCGATTGGGCTGCGATGGGTTATGCATACCCTTACGATCCCTACTACGCACAGAGGGCAGAATACTACGCCAACGCAATGGCCTATCGTGGATACCGTGGTGCACCTCGTGGAACAAGATATTCGAGGGCGCGTGGGCGAGGTGGCTATCGAGGGCGTGGCTATGGCTACTACAGAGAAGATGGTTACGGTGAATACGATTACCACGATCGTGATCGCGATAGGTCCAGGTCTTATTCGAGATCTAGATCAAGGTCGCGTTCTAGATCGCGGTCTCGTCGCCGAAGGTCTCGTTCTAGAAGTCGTGGTCGTTCCCGTAGTCGAAGCCGCTCACGTCGTTCTCGTAGCAGAACTCGATCATCTCGATCTCGATCCAGATCAAAATCAACCAGGTCGAGAAGAACCAGATCGCGATCAAGGTCTGATCGCTCCCGATCCAAGTCAAGGCGTTCTGAATCTAAATCCAAAAAACCGGTGCAGATGTCGAAACCTACCGCTAAACATCTGGCTTCCACTATGAGGGATTCAAGATCTAAATCCAGATCAAACTCGAGATCTAAATCTCGGTCGAGGTCGCGTTCTCATTATCGCCATCGTTCCCGACATCGACATCGGTCGCACCGGCGACGTTCCTACACCAAGGAGCCAGAAGACGAAACTGTTCCTGAATCATTCCGGAAACATCGCATCGTTCTGCAGACGGACAAGTTGGTCAAGAGTGCTAAGGAAATTGAAGAGGAGGTTCGCGAACATCTCCGGAAGCAACAGGAGGAAGAAGAACGGCGCCTGAAGGAAGCCGAAGAAAACAACCACGATGGTAATATGTCGGAAACTGCTACAGAAGGAACCAGCAGAAACCACAAGGACTCAAAACGGCATTCCCGGCGATCATCGCGTTCTCGATCAAAGTCAACACCCCGTCCAAAATCACCGCCAAAACTGTACTCCAAAAGCCCTTCCCCAACAAAGTCCCGATCAGAGTCACCGGGAAGGAATCGTAAAAATCGCAAAGATTCATCCCGATCAAAGTCTCCTGTGAAAGAGAAGCGCCCCAAAACCAAGCATCGTCAAGATAGTTTGCGGTCAAAGTCGCCCAATGGACCATCGACCAAGGAGGATCGGCACAAGAATGAAGACAGCGAGCGAAATGACCGACGGCGGCGTAAGTCTCACTCAGATCGGTCGGATCACAAACGGAAGTCCCGGTCGATAGACAGTGCCAGATTGTCATCGCCAAAGCGAAAACATAGGGATAGTAGTCCTTAG